The uncultured Ilyobacter sp. genome has a segment encoding these proteins:
- a CDS encoding polysaccharide biosynthesis tyrosine autokinase produces the protein MPNKMKQSRYNHNENYLNQWKDDGEIDFIDLFTILLLRRWKLVALIAIPIIITGAAYASLKPKVYTAKSLLMVSNKQAYSKNQLNKKDVAINRRLALSYIELSKSKVLREKVVDKLDLDSSNKNIEKNLIITPIMMTLIKNTELLMISYTDKNPQRATAIVNILTEEFVSKVRKIGYFDTIEIVETAEVPTKPSGWGKIPILLNFGMLGLMFGMVTAFINEFFLRNIINPKELKNLVECEILSSIPCFSQIKLKIKNDNNNLFFKKNQENAITEAFRILRINIYFIDSKKNNILIITSSVPNEGKTFVATNYAMSEAAIGKKVLLIDLDIRKPRTGINFGLNDRSGMEEVLLGKKNANEVIVNIEKNLDLIPSKHLNSNVTELIFGGVIEKTLKELSSRYDLIILDTPPLTVATDAAILSKYSDGVIFVNGYDMASKKDVFHAKKILNNAGANMYGMVINKVKKSGYKYGNYSYYNHNYKHYENYIKQ, from the coding sequence ATGCCTAACAAAATGAAGCAAAGCAGATATAATCATAATGAAAATTATTTAAACCAATGGAAAGATGATGGTGAGATTGATTTTATAGATCTGTTCACTATTCTATTATTAAGGCGCTGGAAACTTGTTGCCCTTATAGCAATACCTATTATAATAACAGGTGCAGCCTATGCTTCACTTAAACCAAAAGTCTATACTGCAAAATCACTTCTTATGGTTTCCAATAAACAAGCATATAGTAAAAATCAATTGAATAAAAAAGATGTTGCTATAAATAGAAGATTGGCTTTATCATATATAGAATTGTCCAAAAGTAAAGTTTTAAGGGAAAAAGTTGTAGATAAATTAGACCTAGATTCTTCAAATAAAAATATTGAAAAAAATTTGATAATTACTCCCATAATGATGACTCTTATAAAAAATACAGAGTTATTAATGATAAGTTATACTGATAAAAACCCCCAAAGGGCCACAGCAATAGTAAATATATTAACTGAAGAATTTGTATCAAAAGTAAGAAAAATAGGGTATTTCGACACTATCGAGATAGTTGAGACTGCTGAAGTACCCACAAAACCTTCAGGGTGGGGGAAGATACCAATCTTGTTAAATTTTGGAATGTTGGGGTTAATGTTTGGAATGGTTACAGCTTTTATAAATGAGTTTTTTCTTAGAAACATAATAAATCCTAAAGAGCTTAAAAACTTAGTGGAATGTGAAATACTTTCAAGCATACCTTGCTTTAGTCAGATAAAATTAAAGATAAAAAATGATAACAATAACTTGTTTTTTAAAAAAAATCAGGAAAATGCTATTACTGAGGCTTTTAGAATACTTCGAATAAACATCTATTTTATAGATTCTAAAAAAAATAACATATTAATAATTACTAGTTCTGTTCCAAACGAAGGAAAAACTTTTGTTGCTACAAATTACGCTATGAGTGAAGCAGCCATAGGTAAAAAAGTTCTTCTTATTGATCTTGATATAAGAAAACCAAGAACAGGTATAAACTTCGGGCTAAACGATCGTTCTGGAATGGAAGAAGTTTTATTAGGTAAAAAGAATGCAAATGAAGTTATAGTAAATATTGAGAAAAACCTTGATCTTATCCCTTCAAAGCATTTAAACAGTAACGTGACAGAACTGATTTTTGGAGGTGTGATTGAAAAAACATTAAAAGAATTAAGCTCCAGATACGACTTAATAATTTTAGACACACCTCCTCTCACTGTAGCAACAGATGCAGCAATACTTTCCAAATACTCCGATGGAGTGATCTTTGTAAATGGTTATGATATGGCATCAAAAAAAGATGTTTTTCATGCAAAAAAAATATTAAATAATGCCGGAGCAAATATGTATGGAATGGTAATAAATAAAGTAAAAAAAAGCGGCTATAAATATGGTAATTATAGTTATTATAACCACAATTATAAACACTATGAAAATTATATAAAACAATAA